The bacterium genome includes the window TGAAGTTTCGGGAACTCGCCAACTATTTCTGTGGATAAATCTGCCTTTGCCAGTAATGCCGCCCGACTTGCCTTTGCGGTATTCTCTGGGGCTATTTTTTTCGAGATAAACTCGGCTAATTTTACAATTCTAAGTGTTTTCTCATAAACCGTGCCCAAATCCTCCTGCCAGACCCTTTCTTTTTCCTCCTCTAACCGTGATTCTAATGAAATCTTCTTATCTTGACTAAAAAAGAAAAAAGCATCGGATAGTCTTGCCGAAAGCACCCGCTCATTCCCTGCACGAATAATATTGAGCGTATCCTTAGTCACCTTTTCAGGATTAGTATTGGCGATGACTAAGAAATTTGGCAAAAAGTTATTTTCTTTATCGACAAGATGAAAATACCGTTGATGTTCGCGCATTGCCGAAACTAATACCTCTGGTGGTAATTTTAAGGATTCTTTCGCAAAGTTTCCCACAACCATCGTTGGATATTCTACTAAATAGACAACCTCATCTAATAATTCATCAAGTTGCGGGGCAAGGCAATTATTATCTTCACAATATGCCTTTATCTCATTGAGAATCATTGCTCGCCTTTTCGCCTGGTTCACGATGACAAAATTTTCCTTGAGTTTATCTTCATATTCAGCCGGATGATTAATTTTAATCACCCGGTTCGATAAAAATCGATGTCCATAAGAAATATTATCTGATTTCATACCGCTGAGTTCAAATTTTAGTTTCTCTTCACCCAAAAGGGCTAATATCCAGCGGACAGGTCGGGCAAAATAGAAATTTTTATCCTGCCAATACATCGATTTCGGGAAGGAGATAGATTTGATAATTTCCAGGAGGATTTTAGTTAAAACCTCTTTAGTTTCCTTGCCTGGCATTGTTTTATGTGCCAGGATATAGATACCTTTTGGTGTCTCTTTAAATTTTAATTCTTCTACGGCGATTCCTTGACTTCTGGCAAAGCCTATCGCGGCTTGAGTAGGTTTTCCGTCGGTGTTAAAAGCCGCATTCTTAGGCGGACCAATTGTTTCTGAAACTAAATCCTTTTGTCTTGAGGCGACCTCCTGAACATACAGCACTAATCTTCTTGGTGTGCCATAACTAAAAATACCCTTCTGTTCAATTCTTTCTTCTTGAAAAGCCGTATTGGTCAGGTTTTTTAACTGCTCCAGCGCCGGGGGAATATATCTTGCAGGTATCTCTTCTGTGCCTATTTCTAACAACAAATCTTTATTCATTCTGAAGATATTTTACTATACTTTTATATTTCTGTCAATAAAAATCAAGTGATTATTGTAATGGGTGAGTTATTTGGGTGAATAGTTATACCCAAATAAATTGAGTTTGCAAATATTTTGCTCTAAAAAGGGATCAAGGATTCGAGTAACCGTTCACCGCAGAGACACAGAGACGCAGAGAAAAAATTAAAAACTATTTACCAGACGCAGAATTCCATCACGGATTTTCATCAGTGCAAGCTTTTGAGGACCGACATATCATGATTGATTAACAAATTTGGTTTTGATGTCCTATGTAGGACAATAATTGCATCAATAATCTTTTCTGTTATCTGATTTATTTCCATGTCTTCTCTGTTCCTCTGCGTCTCTGCGGTGAATTACCACCTGAACGGTTACGGATTCGAGGGGGCAAGGATTCAAGTGCTTGAAAAATAAGGTGTTCACTCGACCCCTGGATCCCTTGACCCCTTGAATCCTTTCAAGAAAGTTTTTGCAAACCTGTTTTCTTTGAGTATACTACCCATCATTCTTCAGAGTCTCTTTGAGCATTGCCAAAAGCCGATTAGTATCTATGGGCTTTTCTATCCAGCCATAGAAGCCCATCTTCAAGGCATCCTTAATTACTGATTTAAGTGGTTTATCCAGCATTAGCATAACCACGACATCCTGGTCGATTTTCCGAACCTCTCTAAATATCTCCAGACCATTCATATCAGGCAAACCATAGTCTAAGAGGATAATATCATACTCCTTCTCCCGGACGCGAGCGATAACTTCCTCTCCATTTTTAGCCTCATAGACGATATATTTTTTACCTTCAAGAAAAATCTTGAGTTCCTGTCGCATCCTTTCGACATCATCGGCAATAAGGACAACTCTCTTTTTAGATTTCAGCACGGATTCAATTTGTTCTAAAAGTTTCTCTATATCAAATGGTTTATGGATACAGGCATAAGCCCCTTCCTTAAGTGCTTGATTAATCAAATCTTCAACTGCAAATCCAGTCATCATCAGGACACGAACCCCTGGGATTATTTCTTTTATTTTCAGGAATACCTCCACACCGTTCATATCTGGTAGTCTGATATCGAGGAGGCAGAGGTTATATGTAGTTTTTCTGACTTTCTCTATTGCCTCATACCCGGATTGGGCATAGTCAACCTCATAGCCCGAAATCTCCAGAATTCGTTTTACGATAAATCCCAGGTCTTTTTCGTCATCAACAATTAATATTTTTGCCATTTTTGATGCTCCTCCCATTAAAAAATTGTAACTGTTCACCGCAGAGACGCAGAGAAACAGAGAAAATAAATCAGATAACAGAAAAGATTATTGAGACAATCTCTACAAATATATCGCTCCTCTGGAGCTAATTATGATTGATAGATGGATTCTTCTATAAACATGTCATTCCTACGGAACTGTTTTTATCGCCAATCTAAGATAAAGAAGTGTTACCCACAAATACTAACTTGACAAGGCACTATTGTCGTGTTGAACAAATAACGCACGGAATTTGATTTTGGTAACTGGTGATTGGTAACTGGTAATTAAATACCGTTCGGCTGAGCTCAGGACGAAACTATTTAACCAATTACCAGTTACCAGTTACCAATTATTCGTTTGCAGGTTATGAAATCTGATGATGCCCCGTGCAAAACTTACTCAACACGACAATAGTGAATCTGCAAATAGATTTTATTTTTTCTCTGCGCCTCTGCGTCTCTGCGGTGAATAATCTCTCCCTAAATCGGCAGAAATACCACAAATGTTGTTCCCTTCCCAACTTCACTCTCTACCTCTATCCTGCCCTGGTGTGCCTCAATTAAACGCTGGCAGATAGCCAGACCCAGACCTATTCCTTTGCCTCTGCTGGTATAAAATGGCTCGAATATCTTGCTTATATCCTCTCTGGATATGCCTTTGCCCATATCCGAGATGCCTATCTTGATAAAATCTCCCTCTCTTTCACTTTTTACCTTTAACTTTTTACTCTTAGCTTCTCTCATTGCCTCAACCGCATTCTTCACCAGATTAACCAGCACCTGACGAATGCGGTCAGAATCCACATTAATCTCCGGCAGGTCGCTGG containing:
- the glyS gene encoding glycine--tRNA ligase subunit beta — its product is MNKDLLLEIGTEEIPARYIPPALEQLKNLTNTAFQEERIEQKGIFSYGTPRRLVLYVQEVASRQKDLVSETIGPPKNAAFNTDGKPTQAAIGFARSQGIAVEELKFKETPKGIYILAHKTMPGKETKEVLTKILLEIIKSISFPKSMYWQDKNFYFARPVRWILALLGEEKLKFELSGMKSDNISYGHRFLSNRVIKINHPAEYEDKLKENFVIVNQAKRRAMILNEIKAYCEDNNCLAPQLDELLDEVVYLVEYPTMVVGNFAKESLKLPPEVLVSAMREHQRYFHLVDKENNFLPNFLVIANTNPEKVTKDTLNIIRAGNERVLSARLSDAFFFFSQDKKISLESRLEEEKERVWQEDLGTVYEKTLRIVKLAEFISKKIAPENTAKASRAALLAKADLSTEIVGEFPKLQGIMGYYYALSSGEDKDVARAIWEHYLPTSADGVLPQTLTGSIVSLADKIDSIVGCFSVGLIPSGSEDPYALRRQAQGIINILAAEFFKIPATPSIPPLSLRELIDYALILLEGKIKRDKEKVAIEVLTFLTQRLQNILINGMFSQPGIVTSSQAQGLLSVGVDDILDVLQRADALSKFSKTADFEPLIIAFKRAMNIVKTEIKTHKSEVRKELFVEDSEKNLYAVYLKIKEELESYLIKKDYSNYLWTLAQLRQPIDNFFDEVMVMVEDKELRKNRLALLAMIAGLFLKIANFSEIEK
- a CDS encoding response regulator, with the translated sequence MAKILIVDDEKDLGFIVKRILEISGYEVDYAQSGYEAIEKVRKTTYNLCLLDIRLPDMNGVEVFLKIKEIIPGVRVLMMTGFAVEDLINQALKEGAYACIHKPFDIEKLLEQIESVLKSKKRVVLIADDVERMRQELKIFLEGKKYIVYEAKNGEEVIARVREKEYDIILLDYGLPDMNGLEIFREVRKIDQDVVVMLMLDKPLKSVIKDALKMGFYGWIEKPIDTNRLLAMLKETLKNDG